The Rosa rugosa chromosome 1, drRosRugo1.1, whole genome shotgun sequence genomic sequence GCCACCCAACTGCATATAAATTATAGAACAAAATTTAATATTCCAACCTCTTGACTCTTGTAAAATATTGTGAGAAgcaggaaaagaagaaaagaaaaaagaacagatTTAAATAACAGCAAATGGTTTTTCTTGGTATTCATGGGAGAAGAGCAATGTTGAAACTATAAAACTTGGTACTGTAATTAAGCCTTGATTATTACGATTAATATGGGAAACAAGTACTAGTCTTATGTAGAGAAATCTTGCAAAATTCAAAGCCAAGTGAAGTGGGTGGATAAAGAACGTACTAGACAAATTGAGGGATAAGATATCTCTCAGTTCCCTTGGGTATGGGgaatttgatatattatacataGGAAGAGGTGACCTCAAATTGAGTGATTGAAAATTAATCAATCTGGTGAATCACATGTGCACTAAAACTTGGGAGTTAGGTCTAGGGAACATCATCTGTTCCCTCAGAATTAGGGCACCTGCATTCTGTCTTTTTCTCACACATGGATGGATACCCATGTGTGAAGCCAATCACATTTTGCTGATAGCAAAGAAGGGTTGGAAGTATCTTTAGTATGTAAAGGTGAATAACAGAAAAAGGCTGAAAACAAATTTCCCATAGATGCAAAAACATCTAAAATTTAGTTAATGGCACTACTTAAGAAGACTAGAAGAGTGACTCTGATATTTGTATATACCTGAACTGAGTGATAAAGTGGTGTAGGAAGATGGAAGCTTCCAGCCTAGCCAAGTCAAGCCCAGGACAAAGTCTTTGTCCACCTCCAAAAGGAGTGAAGTTACAGCTGCTTATGTCTTTGTCCTAAAGATCAGTACCCTCAAATTAATCCATTACTCAAAAATCAAAGAGAAAAGTAAGAACAAGTTGAAGATATATAGTACGGTGAACTGGTGATCAATTAATCCTTACTTGCCATCTCCATGGATTGAAGTCATAAGCCCCATCATAGTTATTCTCATCAAGATGCACTGATCTAAAGTATGTGAAGACACACCACCCCTTTGGTATTTGATAGCCTTTTATCTCAACATCTTTCATGGCCTTCCTCATCACCCCATTTATGATGTTTCCCATCCTTAGAGTTTCTGTAATCACCTGAATACATAATTACAAGTGTAAAGAACAGATTACATAAATGGACTCTGATAAGTTTTTGAAGACTGTTCATTTGAGGTGTGTGTATAAATAATTTACTTACATTATGTGTAAATGGTAAGGATAAGTAATCACTCCAACACAATGGCACTCCAAGCTGCTCTTTGAGTGTTTTTAACTCCATGTTCTCCTTCTGAGTTCATCAAGATTTCAATTGTTAAAAGACCACAGCCAATTTGATCATCAAAATTTGGGGTACTAATCAGTATGGAATTGTTTAGTGTTTTTCCTCTAGCAGATTAGAACATAAAGTATGATTCTGCATACTATTATTGTCATATGTGCTTCTTAATTTCATCATCATGGTGAAGACATATACCATAGTGAGGACAAACGAACCAAAATGGAGCAGCACATATCTTAGAATTCTACTTTCCCCTAGAAACCTATGAGGCTAGGACAGCCACAAGTGGAACGTAAATCTACTTAAACGACAACGAAAACAAAATTGGCACAGATAAAAGTAGTCAAAGAGTTGGACTTGATTGTCACAAAGTTCCAAAAAGTTCAAAAGTGGGCTGGTTTATTTAATAGTATTTATGCGGCTGATCAACCCAAATAAGTTTATACTAATGTACCACTAGGATATTTGACTCATGACCATGAATTTGTAATTTCATTTGAAAAGTATCAGTGTGATATTCCTGAATCTGATATATGTAATGCAATGGGAAGATTATCCTAAAAGTTCGAAAATCAACTTTAAGTACTAGTACTTCTGGATGTTCGTGTACCGTTAACTGTTGAAGAGCAGTGGGGGAATCTGAAAGGTATTTGATTGCAAGAGTCATAAGAAGTGGTACTGAATCCTCTCCTGGTATCATCATATCAATCATGTTATCTGCAATAAGATCATCTGTTAATTGATCACTTGTGTCATTGAGCAAAACATCCACCACATCTTGGGAAACATTGGAGATCCCACTCTCCTTTTTAGCTTGTATAATTTTCTGGACTAGCTTGACCATTTTCTTCTTGGCCTGAAATTAGGATGGCAAAAATCATCATTACAACAATGTTATAAATTAGTAAGAAGTTTAACCACAGGCAATGTTATTCACACTCACATATACAGAATAATAAAATCTAGAATTTGGAGTGCGTAATGACTTTTTGAGAGCGTGAATAACAACGACCCTGTTGATAGTTAACTCGCCTGTAATGATCTGTAAAGTCTACTTCCAGGAATATTGATGGGTATAGACATGAGGCCAGCAATGAATTCTTGGAACTGTTTCTTTAGAAACTCCATGTCCTCACCAGGATCCAGACTAATCAATGCTTTGACAAGTACTTGAAATGCAATCTGGGGATAAAAAGGACATGAGTCTTGGTAACTTTTGTAAAGGAAGTAAAAACATCATGATTATGAATCTCATTCTGCAGACAATATGATTCAAGCAAAATTACTATGAACCCCCTTGACAACTGGTTAGCTTTCTCATTAGCAAATCATATTCTTCAAATAATTAACCTAAGTAGAAGCCACAGATAAAATTCAAACATCAATGATTCCTTTGATCacaaagagaggaagagagagaaagagacttGTTCAAATTTTAACCAAGTGTTTAATGGGGCACTTACTTAACCATAAAACTTTTTGAGATAGAAGAGAAGAAGCcatccttttcaaaaaaaaaaaaaaaaagagaagagaagaagccACATACATACAAGAGAGATGGcatcttttgatttttcttctgtctattGAAACTCTTCTCAAAAAGTCATCTTGAACTTGGATGAATGAAGCAAATTTCACACTTTCAAGATAAAATTCTCTCCAGTAGAGCTgggaaagagagagatgagGTACTTACATTTTTGGTTTCATCTTGAATGAAAATGGGAAGGTCATCTCTCCAAGTTGCCATTGATTCTTGGACATACTTCTGCATGTCTCTGGTGATTTGAGCTTTGAGGTGTGGAGACTTAAAGAAAGCTCCTATGAGTCCATGGATTCTTCTTTGCAAGCTTCCATTGATGAGCAATATAGAAGACTTCCCCATCAACTCTGTGAGAGATTTTGGGTAAGATGGAACAAAAGCCTTAGCATCACTTTGCAGAACAAACTTACTCACTTCTGCATCTGTTGAAACAATAGTTGGACTCCCAAATATGTGTGATTTAAACACCTTTCCATACCTAGAAACACTCCAAATAAGCTCAAAAAGTAAAGTAGCTGCAACATGAAGCTGATAATTTAATCATCACTGAAAAATGCTTATTGGGTTTGTTCTTTGCTATGTATACAACAAACCCAATAAAGCATATTCATTAGTTCAACCATAAACATGAGTTGCATGCTAATAAAAGAAGCTAACTCAGCTATATGCTCTGCATGAAAATCAGACAAAGTAAAATTGCTTTTATCAATAATTTGAGAACTTACCTATGGCGACGTTTATTCACGAAGCTCTCGGGGCAATCAGAGTAAGCACAAGACACAAACTCAATGGTTTCGCCGAGAAACGGCCATCCAAGAGTGCCTAAAGGAAGTGAGAGTCTTCTGTGTTTTGATGATCTGATATTGAAACAGACTGGACTAAACCTGAAGTAGTTTCTGGAGAGAATTAGTACTGTGGACAAGAATATGGTAGTACTACAGACTAGtacaatcagcaacaaattGTCCATTTTGGAAATGAAGTACGCTCTTTTCTCTATATATAAGCTAGCTTTGCTGCCTTAAATAATATTCCTAATCATGGTTGTGATTGCAGAAGAATGAATGTGCATGTGTACGTGCAACGGTGCACGCGtgtgctggagagagagagagagagagagagagagagagagagagagagagagagagaatgtttAACAAAGAATAAAATTGTTTTGGGAGATATGCATAATCTAGGCTTTGAACCTATAAGAATTAAGACGGATTTTCTCTGGCAACTATATAAGTTGTTAAAGTTACCTGGAGACTTCTCACACGAGTTGATTTTGGACTTCACCCAGTTAGAAAGTTTATATCCAGGCCAGCTTTCTGAGTTGGTCTGACTAATCATAGCAAGtgctttgatttttttatttttaagtacATCTATTTCATATTTAGTGATATTAAAAGAAGATATTAAAGTAGGGAAAATTCAAACTCAAGACATGGAATGTAAATGCACTTAAGTTCATAACCACTAGAGTTGCAAACTTCCGTCATGACACTGTTTAAATCAGAAAGGTCTTACTATGGGAGAAGTCCTATAGAGCTTTGTGTCTTAATCTATGTCAATCCTGGCCTAGCTAACTCATTTCCTTACCCTCCCTCACTAATTCAAACTAATCCAAGTGCTTTAAGCGGTGGTCAATTTTGCTTGAACCACTTGAAACATTAATGTTATAGGTTGGCTTACAAGGTGCCGACGCAAGGAGCCAGCAGAAAATATTTTTATCTTTATTTTATTCTACCAGTAGTTTTCTCTGTGATGCAAGTAGcagaaagaactcaaaattgCTTCATGACTATCATGATAAGCTTACAATATATGTACATATAGAAATCAATTAGGAGAGAAGTCCCCACAAGTCCATGATTGATCTTGTGGATTTGAGACAGGCCCCCCTATGCAGAAGGCTCAGCTGGGTGGCCTCGTGCGCTCATGTGAGACTCTTTAGTAACTCCAACCACACTactccatcatcatcatcatcattctcTCTCTGTGTAAAACTACAAACTAGCTAGGCCAACCTCTCAAGTCTCATTCATTCCCATCCTTCCTCTCATTTTATATGGTAGGGGCCTAGAAGCCACATGTGCTTTGCCCTCGTCTCTTTAACAAAAATAATCTTTCATTAATCATTATATAAATCCCTAGCCTCTTCATGAAAGATGTTGAGTATACCAGTATAGGCAATGCTGTCTTTTTCTGTAATGACTAAACTGTCTTAAACACAAGAAAGGGTCCTCAAATGTGATGAAAATGAGAGAGTAAAAACTGATGGACCTCTATTTTTGGTGCAGAACTTATGAACAAACAAGCCATATAACCATGTGACcataaggggaaaaaaaaaatgctaataCGATCCTATATTGTTTTTCCAACTCTCTTGCATTTCTTGAGGTATACATGACTCTTGTTGAAAGATGCATGCATAGAACAGTCGTTTTGTCGGTGTTACTTTTTTCTGCTAACCTTCAAAATTGTTCAATAATAGTTGGATTGTTAAGCATTTTTTGGTATGAACCCATCCTTTTAGGCTTTAGCTTTCTAAATCTCCCTTGACTGTTGCTTAACGATATCAAATTCTAATGATGGCTATTCTCGCCCATGTTTTCTATGCAGCCTTGCTTTATTTCCTATGTCCAAACTACCTAACTTGTGATTATCTTGCAGATTCAATATTTTAGTAAGGTTTCAATCATCATTCTGTATGTAAACTAATGCATACTTTAGCCACAGACAATCATTTGATCAAATTGTTCTGCTAATAATCCGCTCCCTCATTAATTTTCCACTCTATCTTTCAGAATCTAAGAGGATATTTTAGATATGTTTGTTTATCCTCTAAAGCTATGGAGTTTAGAGATCTTTTGAAGTATATTGTATATTCTGCAGTAGTCTACGTGTATGCTTCTAGCAAACAAAATTTGATTGGAGATTGAAAAGTACTGTATTAACTTAATCCTTGATTTACTTGGTTGGGTATGGAAGGGCTTGCATTGTATGGCTACTTTCTTAATATGCACATTTAGtgcttccatctccttctgGAAGGTCTTCATACGCATTAGGCGACTTAAGTTATAAAGATGTTCACATCCAATGTTtgtaaaggaaaaaaataagaaCCAAAAAAGGCCAGAGAAAAATGCTATACTTTTGTTCCAGTGAAAATATTGTATAGCATGAGACGAACAAAAATGACAAGGAGAGAGATGGTATTTGTCAGCATTGCTGAGCTTCCTTGTTAGAAAGGAAGGGAGAATTATGCAGTAAGCTTCACTTCAGAAGAAGACTTGGcatagtgaaaaaaaaaatcattcatttCCAATACAGTATATGCAGACTAtaagtttgttttgtttacctTCACCTTTCAATCATAGTGAATTGGTTTCCTAAAATGTTCTTGGCTCATTTTGTTATGGTCGAGTCTCAGATCTCAAAGTCATATGTGTATATTCAAGGTTCAGAAGGAGAACAATATAGTTGCATGTCAGAGGACTTCAATATAACATAGCCAGGTCAATAAGAGTTTCAAACTTTCATCAAATGAAAACGACAACTAAATTTGTGCAGACATGATCCATTTTAAGACAATCCCACAAAATGAGTAGAAACAAAGAACGACTTGAGAACCCTTGTTTTGTGGTAGTTTTCCTTTTTGAAAACAAAGCTTTAACAATTAGATTCTTGGAAGAGATTTTGCTCTGATAAACTGTTTCAGAAGGGCTTTCTCCTCATCAATCCGCTTCTTCTCTTCAGGATCCTTTGGTTTaacctttcttttttcttccagaATCCACTTGAAAACTTCGCGTTGTTGATCCTCTGAGATTGGTTCTCGCAATTTCACAGGCTCTGTGATGGTTGGCGGGGGTAGGGGTTTCTCAGTAGTAGGAGTTGTTTGGGCAACAGTTGAAACTGCAGTAGTAACTTCTTCCTCCACAActatctctttctttttcgTCCGCATGAACAAGTAAGCTGCAAATTAAGTGCACTACATCAAACTAAGAATCAAATTGTCCAGGATGGAGTCCATCACTGATTACTATAATTATGCAAGAAAAAAGCAAATAAGGTATGGCAGCATTCCTCTAAACAAAATCTTAAATATGCTTCTTTTGAACTTGTTCATTAACAACCATGCCAGACACACATCCTGTGTCCATACCTACAAGTGCTGGTGTAATGCAAATTCTATGTACCCACTTAACCCCACTTATAAGAAAGCGAGATAACCATCCCTAATTTGTTGCAAACAGGAGCAGAGAATGCAGCGGGTTCAGAATTTTACCAACTGAAACATGAACATACTGGCAAATCACAACGTCTTTGTCATATGGTACAACATATGAAAAGGGGAAAAGAGAAGTTATACTCATCCAATTTATTATAAGTTTACACTCATACAGGTTCCTTTAGATAAAATTCATGATGCAGGTTGTTTTCTTCTACT encodes the following:
- the LOC133725389 gene encoding 3-epi-6-deoxocathasterone 23-monooxygenase CYP90D1, with translation MDNLLLIVLVCSTTIFLSTVLILSRNYFRFSPVCFNIRSSKHRRLSLPLGTLGWPFLGETIEFVSCAYSDCPESFVNKRRHRYGKVFKSHIFGSPTIVSTDAEVSKFVLQSDAKAFVPSYPKSLTELMGKSSILLINGSLQRRIHGLIGAFFKSPHLKAQITRDMQKYVQESMATWRDDLPIFIQDETKNIAFQVLVKALISLDPGEDMEFLKKQFQEFIAGLMSIPINIPGSRLYRSLQAKKKMVKLVQKIIQAKKESGISNVSQDVVDVLLNDTSDQLTDDLIADNMIDMMIPGEDSVPLLMTLAIKYLSDSPTALQQLTKENMELKTLKEQLGVPLCWSDYLSLPFTHNVITETLRMGNIINGVMRKAMKDVEIKGYQIPKGWCVFTYFRSVHLDENNYDGAYDFNPWRWQDKDISSCNFTPFGGGQRLCPGLDLARLEASIFLHHFITQFSWVAEDDTIVNFPTVRMKRRMPIWVKRRRVDQY
- the LOC133725390 gene encoding uncharacterized protein LOC133725390, whose protein sequence is MSEGPKLYTNKPKKAHLKQFQDQQIFASASSTMPSSQSSTPPPPPPQLPKESFARRYKFLWPLLLTVNLGVGAYLFMRTKKKEIVVEEEVTTAVSTVAQTTPTTEKPLPPPTITEPVKLREPISEDQQREVFKWILEEKRKVKPKDPEEKKRIDEEKALLKQFIRAKSLPRI